From one Perca flavescens isolate YP-PL-M2 chromosome 4, PFLA_1.0, whole genome shotgun sequence genomic stretch:
- the LOC114554049 gene encoding AMP deaminase 2 isoform X1, with amino-acid sequence MSDDLCSASGPKPLKPQRSLPGTPVSLSHYTIDLRTSMEEKYKEIAEELFTRSMAESEMRSAPYEFPEDSPIEQLEERRHRLERQISQDIKLEPEILLRAKQDFMKIDSAADLELLNETSVDSVDDGFRERKMPMEKEYQRVSISGEEKCGVPFTDLVDAAKCVVKALFIREKYIKRSLQSFCKTTANTLQDLGMKPLDLADYDDIAETPVDADAPVHPPVSKTHPYDKDPKNMPADTGYGCKMVDGVVHVYTKITNMDKSTELDLPYPDLTEYIGDMNVMMALIINGPVKSFCYRRLQYLSSKFQMHILLNEMKELAAQKKVPHRDFYNIRKVDTHIHASSCMNQKHLLRFIKRAMKKYPEEIVHIERGVGQTLKQVFESMNLTAFDLSVDTLDMHADRNTFHRFDKFNAKYNPIGESILREIFIKTDNHIEGKYFAHIVKEVMFDLEESKYQNSELRLSIYGRCRDEWDKLAQWALRHRVYSDNVRWLIQVPRLFDVYQTKKQLANFQEMLENIFMPLFEVTINPRSHPELHLFLEHVVGFDSVDDESKPEHHIFNLDSPLPANWTGEDNPPYSYYLYYTYANMTVLNHLRRRRGFHTFVLRPHCGEAGPMHHLVSGYMLSENISHGLLLRKAPVLQYLYYLAQIGIAMSPLSNNSLFLSYHRNPLPEYLSRGLIVSLSTDDPLQFHFTKEPLMEEYSIAAQVWKLSSCDMCELARNSVLMSGFSHKAKSYWLGPSYFKEGPESNDIRRTNVPDIRVAYRSETLAEELQLIIHAVRTEELDTISEEESLSMGPLPGQR; translated from the exons ACCTGTGTAGCGCATCTGGTCCCAAGCCCCTCAAGCCCCAGAGATCTCTTCCAGGGACGCCTGTTTCTCTCTCCCACTACACAATCGACCTGCGAACATCCATGGAAGAAAAGTACAAAGAGATTGCTGAG GAGCTGTTCACACGCAGCATGGCAGAGAGCGAGATGCGAAGCGCTCCTTATGAGTTCCCAGAGGACAGCCCCATCGAACAGCTGGAAGAGCGGCGGCACCGTCTAGAGAGGCAAATCAGCCAGGACATTAA GCTTGAGCCAGAGATCTTGCTCCGCGCCAAACAAGACTTCATGAAAATCGACAGTGCTGCAGACCTAGA GTTATTGAACGAGACGAGTGTGGACTCTGTTGATGATGGCTTTAGGGAGAGGAAAATGCCAATGGAGAAAGAGTACCAGCGGGTCTCAATATCTGGGGAGGAAAAGTGCGGG GTGCCCTTCACTGACCTGGTAGATGCTGCAAAGTGTGTGGTGAAGGCATTATTCATCCGGGAGAAGTACATAAAGCGATCCCTGCAGTCCTTTTGTAAGACCACAGCTAACACCCTGCAGGACCTTGGGATGAAGCCTCTGGATCTGGCAGACTATGACGATATAGCAGAGACCCCCGTAGATGCTG ATGCCCCCGTCCATCCACCTGTCTCAAAGACACACCCCTATGACAAGGACCCCAAGAATATGCCGGCCGACACAGGATATGGTTGCAAGATGGTTGATGGAGTAGTCCATGTCTACACTAAGATAACCAACATGGACAA AAGCACGGAACTGGACCTGCCCTATCCTGACCTGACGGAGTATATTGGAGACATGAATGTTATGATGGCCCTCATTATCAATGGCCCAGT GAAGTCTTTCTGCTACCGCCGTCTGCAGTACCTGAGCTCTAAATTCCAGATGCACATCTTACTGAATGAGATGAAGGAGCTGGCAGCTCAGAAGAAAGTACCACACAGAGACTTCTACAACATACGAAAG gtggacacacacatacatgcatcgTCCTGCATGAACCAGAAGCACCTTCTGCGATTCATAAAGAGAGCCATGAAGAAATACCCAGAGGAGATCGTTCACATTGAGCGTGGCGTTGGTCAGACCCTCAAACAGGTTTTTGAGAGTATGAACCTGACAGCCTTTGACCTGAGTGTTGACACTCTCGACATGCATGCG GACCGCAACACGTTCCATCGATTTGACAAGTTCAATGCCAAATACAACCCCATTGGAGAATCCATCCTCAGGGAGATCTTCATCAAGACCGACAACCACATTGAAGGAAAATACTTTGCACACATAGTCAAG GAGGTGATGTTTGACTTGGAGGAGAGTAAGTACCAGAACTCTGAGCTACGCCTGTCCATCTACGGTCGCTGCCGGGACGAATGGGATAAGCTGGCTCAGTGGGCCCTCAGACATCGAGTGTACTCTGATAATGTGCGCTGGCTTATCCAGGTGCCCCGTCTTTT TGACGTGTACCAAACAAAGAAGCAGCTGGCTAATTTCCAGGAGATGTTGGAGAATATCTTCATGCCTCTGTTTGAAGTCACGATCAACCCGCGCAGTCATCCTGAACTGCATCTCTTCCTGGAGCAC GTGGTTGGCTTCGACAGTGTGGACGATGAGTCTAAACCTGAGCACCACATTTTTAATCTTGACAGTCCGCTGCCAGCCAACTGGACAGGAGAAGACAACCCACCCTACTCCTACTACCTCTACTACACCTATGCCAACATGACTGTGCTCAACCACCTGCGACG ACGGAGAGGCTTTCACACGTTTGTGCTGCGACCTCACTGTGGGGAGGCGGGGCCGATGCACCACCTGGTGTCAGGTTACATGTTGTCAGAAAACATCTCCCACGGGCTGCTGCTCAGAAAG GCCCCAGTGCTGCAGTATCTTTACTACCTGGCTCAAATTGGCATCGCCATGTCACCACTGAGTAACAACAGCCTGTTCCTTAGTTACCATCGCAACCCACTGCCGGAGTACCTGTCCAGAGGCCTTATTGTCTCTCTGTCCACTGATGATCCTCTTCAGTTCCACTTCACCAAG GAGCCGCTGATGGAGGAGTACAGCATCGCTGCTCAGGTGTGGAAACTAAGTTCCTGTGACATGTGTGAGCTGGCCAGAAACAGTGTCCTCATGAGTGGGTTTTCACACAAG GCCAAAAGCTACTGGTTGGGCCCCAGTTATTTTAAGGAAGGTCCTGAGAGCAACGACATTCGTCGTACCAACGTCCCTGATATCCGTGTGGCGTACCGCAGCGAGACACTCGCCGAGGAGCTTCAGCTCATCATTCATGCTGTGCGCACTGAAGAGCTCGACACTATCAGTGAGGAAGAGTCCCTGTCCATGGGCCCTCTCCCGGGACAACGCTGA
- the LOC114554049 gene encoding AMP deaminase 2 isoform X2 yields MSDDLCSASGPKPLKPQRSLPGTPVSLSHYTIDLRTSMEEKYKEIAELFTRSMAESEMRSAPYEFPEDSPIEQLEERRHRLERQISQDIKLEPEILLRAKQDFMKIDSAADLELLNETSVDSVDDGFRERKMPMEKEYQRVSISGEEKCGVPFTDLVDAAKCVVKALFIREKYIKRSLQSFCKTTANTLQDLGMKPLDLADYDDIAETPVDADAPVHPPVSKTHPYDKDPKNMPADTGYGCKMVDGVVHVYTKITNMDKSTELDLPYPDLTEYIGDMNVMMALIINGPVKSFCYRRLQYLSSKFQMHILLNEMKELAAQKKVPHRDFYNIRKVDTHIHASSCMNQKHLLRFIKRAMKKYPEEIVHIERGVGQTLKQVFESMNLTAFDLSVDTLDMHADRNTFHRFDKFNAKYNPIGESILREIFIKTDNHIEGKYFAHIVKEVMFDLEESKYQNSELRLSIYGRCRDEWDKLAQWALRHRVYSDNVRWLIQVPRLFDVYQTKKQLANFQEMLENIFMPLFEVTINPRSHPELHLFLEHVVGFDSVDDESKPEHHIFNLDSPLPANWTGEDNPPYSYYLYYTYANMTVLNHLRRRRGFHTFVLRPHCGEAGPMHHLVSGYMLSENISHGLLLRKAPVLQYLYYLAQIGIAMSPLSNNSLFLSYHRNPLPEYLSRGLIVSLSTDDPLQFHFTKEPLMEEYSIAAQVWKLSSCDMCELARNSVLMSGFSHKAKSYWLGPSYFKEGPESNDIRRTNVPDIRVAYRSETLAEELQLIIHAVRTEELDTISEEESLSMGPLPGQR; encoded by the exons ACCTGTGTAGCGCATCTGGTCCCAAGCCCCTCAAGCCCCAGAGATCTCTTCCAGGGACGCCTGTTTCTCTCTCCCACTACACAATCGACCTGCGAACATCCATGGAAGAAAAGTACAAAGAGATTGCTGAG CTGTTCACACGCAGCATGGCAGAGAGCGAGATGCGAAGCGCTCCTTATGAGTTCCCAGAGGACAGCCCCATCGAACAGCTGGAAGAGCGGCGGCACCGTCTAGAGAGGCAAATCAGCCAGGACATTAA GCTTGAGCCAGAGATCTTGCTCCGCGCCAAACAAGACTTCATGAAAATCGACAGTGCTGCAGACCTAGA GTTATTGAACGAGACGAGTGTGGACTCTGTTGATGATGGCTTTAGGGAGAGGAAAATGCCAATGGAGAAAGAGTACCAGCGGGTCTCAATATCTGGGGAGGAAAAGTGCGGG GTGCCCTTCACTGACCTGGTAGATGCTGCAAAGTGTGTGGTGAAGGCATTATTCATCCGGGAGAAGTACATAAAGCGATCCCTGCAGTCCTTTTGTAAGACCACAGCTAACACCCTGCAGGACCTTGGGATGAAGCCTCTGGATCTGGCAGACTATGACGATATAGCAGAGACCCCCGTAGATGCTG ATGCCCCCGTCCATCCACCTGTCTCAAAGACACACCCCTATGACAAGGACCCCAAGAATATGCCGGCCGACACAGGATATGGTTGCAAGATGGTTGATGGAGTAGTCCATGTCTACACTAAGATAACCAACATGGACAA AAGCACGGAACTGGACCTGCCCTATCCTGACCTGACGGAGTATATTGGAGACATGAATGTTATGATGGCCCTCATTATCAATGGCCCAGT GAAGTCTTTCTGCTACCGCCGTCTGCAGTACCTGAGCTCTAAATTCCAGATGCACATCTTACTGAATGAGATGAAGGAGCTGGCAGCTCAGAAGAAAGTACCACACAGAGACTTCTACAACATACGAAAG gtggacacacacatacatgcatcgTCCTGCATGAACCAGAAGCACCTTCTGCGATTCATAAAGAGAGCCATGAAGAAATACCCAGAGGAGATCGTTCACATTGAGCGTGGCGTTGGTCAGACCCTCAAACAGGTTTTTGAGAGTATGAACCTGACAGCCTTTGACCTGAGTGTTGACACTCTCGACATGCATGCG GACCGCAACACGTTCCATCGATTTGACAAGTTCAATGCCAAATACAACCCCATTGGAGAATCCATCCTCAGGGAGATCTTCATCAAGACCGACAACCACATTGAAGGAAAATACTTTGCACACATAGTCAAG GAGGTGATGTTTGACTTGGAGGAGAGTAAGTACCAGAACTCTGAGCTACGCCTGTCCATCTACGGTCGCTGCCGGGACGAATGGGATAAGCTGGCTCAGTGGGCCCTCAGACATCGAGTGTACTCTGATAATGTGCGCTGGCTTATCCAGGTGCCCCGTCTTTT TGACGTGTACCAAACAAAGAAGCAGCTGGCTAATTTCCAGGAGATGTTGGAGAATATCTTCATGCCTCTGTTTGAAGTCACGATCAACCCGCGCAGTCATCCTGAACTGCATCTCTTCCTGGAGCAC GTGGTTGGCTTCGACAGTGTGGACGATGAGTCTAAACCTGAGCACCACATTTTTAATCTTGACAGTCCGCTGCCAGCCAACTGGACAGGAGAAGACAACCCACCCTACTCCTACTACCTCTACTACACCTATGCCAACATGACTGTGCTCAACCACCTGCGACG ACGGAGAGGCTTTCACACGTTTGTGCTGCGACCTCACTGTGGGGAGGCGGGGCCGATGCACCACCTGGTGTCAGGTTACATGTTGTCAGAAAACATCTCCCACGGGCTGCTGCTCAGAAAG GCCCCAGTGCTGCAGTATCTTTACTACCTGGCTCAAATTGGCATCGCCATGTCACCACTGAGTAACAACAGCCTGTTCCTTAGTTACCATCGCAACCCACTGCCGGAGTACCTGTCCAGAGGCCTTATTGTCTCTCTGTCCACTGATGATCCTCTTCAGTTCCACTTCACCAAG GAGCCGCTGATGGAGGAGTACAGCATCGCTGCTCAGGTGTGGAAACTAAGTTCCTGTGACATGTGTGAGCTGGCCAGAAACAGTGTCCTCATGAGTGGGTTTTCACACAAG GCCAAAAGCTACTGGTTGGGCCCCAGTTATTTTAAGGAAGGTCCTGAGAGCAACGACATTCGTCGTACCAACGTCCCTGATATCCGTGTGGCGTACCGCAGCGAGACACTCGCCGAGGAGCTTCAGCTCATCATTCATGCTGTGCGCACTGAAGAGCTCGACACTATCAGTGAGGAAGAGTCCCTGTCCATGGGCCCTCTCCCGGGACAACGCTGA
- the LOC114554049 gene encoding AMP deaminase 2 isoform X3: MSDDLCSASGPKPLKPQRSLPGTPVSLSHYTIDLRTSMEEKYKEIAEELFTRSMAESEMRSAPYEFPEDSPIEQLEERRHRLERQISQDIKLLNETSVDSVDDGFRERKMPMEKEYQRVSISGEEKCGVPFTDLVDAAKCVVKALFIREKYIKRSLQSFCKTTANTLQDLGMKPLDLADYDDIAETPVDADAPVHPPVSKTHPYDKDPKNMPADTGYGCKMVDGVVHVYTKITNMDKSTELDLPYPDLTEYIGDMNVMMALIINGPVKSFCYRRLQYLSSKFQMHILLNEMKELAAQKKVPHRDFYNIRKVDTHIHASSCMNQKHLLRFIKRAMKKYPEEIVHIERGVGQTLKQVFESMNLTAFDLSVDTLDMHADRNTFHRFDKFNAKYNPIGESILREIFIKTDNHIEGKYFAHIVKEVMFDLEESKYQNSELRLSIYGRCRDEWDKLAQWALRHRVYSDNVRWLIQVPRLFDVYQTKKQLANFQEMLENIFMPLFEVTINPRSHPELHLFLEHVVGFDSVDDESKPEHHIFNLDSPLPANWTGEDNPPYSYYLYYTYANMTVLNHLRRRRGFHTFVLRPHCGEAGPMHHLVSGYMLSENISHGLLLRKAPVLQYLYYLAQIGIAMSPLSNNSLFLSYHRNPLPEYLSRGLIVSLSTDDPLQFHFTKEPLMEEYSIAAQVWKLSSCDMCELARNSVLMSGFSHKAKSYWLGPSYFKEGPESNDIRRTNVPDIRVAYRSETLAEELQLIIHAVRTEELDTISEEESLSMGPLPGQR; encoded by the exons ACCTGTGTAGCGCATCTGGTCCCAAGCCCCTCAAGCCCCAGAGATCTCTTCCAGGGACGCCTGTTTCTCTCTCCCACTACACAATCGACCTGCGAACATCCATGGAAGAAAAGTACAAAGAGATTGCTGAG GAGCTGTTCACACGCAGCATGGCAGAGAGCGAGATGCGAAGCGCTCCTTATGAGTTCCCAGAGGACAGCCCCATCGAACAGCTGGAAGAGCGGCGGCACCGTCTAGAGAGGCAAATCAGCCAGGACATTAA GTTATTGAACGAGACGAGTGTGGACTCTGTTGATGATGGCTTTAGGGAGAGGAAAATGCCAATGGAGAAAGAGTACCAGCGGGTCTCAATATCTGGGGAGGAAAAGTGCGGG GTGCCCTTCACTGACCTGGTAGATGCTGCAAAGTGTGTGGTGAAGGCATTATTCATCCGGGAGAAGTACATAAAGCGATCCCTGCAGTCCTTTTGTAAGACCACAGCTAACACCCTGCAGGACCTTGGGATGAAGCCTCTGGATCTGGCAGACTATGACGATATAGCAGAGACCCCCGTAGATGCTG ATGCCCCCGTCCATCCACCTGTCTCAAAGACACACCCCTATGACAAGGACCCCAAGAATATGCCGGCCGACACAGGATATGGTTGCAAGATGGTTGATGGAGTAGTCCATGTCTACACTAAGATAACCAACATGGACAA AAGCACGGAACTGGACCTGCCCTATCCTGACCTGACGGAGTATATTGGAGACATGAATGTTATGATGGCCCTCATTATCAATGGCCCAGT GAAGTCTTTCTGCTACCGCCGTCTGCAGTACCTGAGCTCTAAATTCCAGATGCACATCTTACTGAATGAGATGAAGGAGCTGGCAGCTCAGAAGAAAGTACCACACAGAGACTTCTACAACATACGAAAG gtggacacacacatacatgcatcgTCCTGCATGAACCAGAAGCACCTTCTGCGATTCATAAAGAGAGCCATGAAGAAATACCCAGAGGAGATCGTTCACATTGAGCGTGGCGTTGGTCAGACCCTCAAACAGGTTTTTGAGAGTATGAACCTGACAGCCTTTGACCTGAGTGTTGACACTCTCGACATGCATGCG GACCGCAACACGTTCCATCGATTTGACAAGTTCAATGCCAAATACAACCCCATTGGAGAATCCATCCTCAGGGAGATCTTCATCAAGACCGACAACCACATTGAAGGAAAATACTTTGCACACATAGTCAAG GAGGTGATGTTTGACTTGGAGGAGAGTAAGTACCAGAACTCTGAGCTACGCCTGTCCATCTACGGTCGCTGCCGGGACGAATGGGATAAGCTGGCTCAGTGGGCCCTCAGACATCGAGTGTACTCTGATAATGTGCGCTGGCTTATCCAGGTGCCCCGTCTTTT TGACGTGTACCAAACAAAGAAGCAGCTGGCTAATTTCCAGGAGATGTTGGAGAATATCTTCATGCCTCTGTTTGAAGTCACGATCAACCCGCGCAGTCATCCTGAACTGCATCTCTTCCTGGAGCAC GTGGTTGGCTTCGACAGTGTGGACGATGAGTCTAAACCTGAGCACCACATTTTTAATCTTGACAGTCCGCTGCCAGCCAACTGGACAGGAGAAGACAACCCACCCTACTCCTACTACCTCTACTACACCTATGCCAACATGACTGTGCTCAACCACCTGCGACG ACGGAGAGGCTTTCACACGTTTGTGCTGCGACCTCACTGTGGGGAGGCGGGGCCGATGCACCACCTGGTGTCAGGTTACATGTTGTCAGAAAACATCTCCCACGGGCTGCTGCTCAGAAAG GCCCCAGTGCTGCAGTATCTTTACTACCTGGCTCAAATTGGCATCGCCATGTCACCACTGAGTAACAACAGCCTGTTCCTTAGTTACCATCGCAACCCACTGCCGGAGTACCTGTCCAGAGGCCTTATTGTCTCTCTGTCCACTGATGATCCTCTTCAGTTCCACTTCACCAAG GAGCCGCTGATGGAGGAGTACAGCATCGCTGCTCAGGTGTGGAAACTAAGTTCCTGTGACATGTGTGAGCTGGCCAGAAACAGTGTCCTCATGAGTGGGTTTTCACACAAG GCCAAAAGCTACTGGTTGGGCCCCAGTTATTTTAAGGAAGGTCCTGAGAGCAACGACATTCGTCGTACCAACGTCCCTGATATCCGTGTGGCGTACCGCAGCGAGACACTCGCCGAGGAGCTTCAGCTCATCATTCATGCTGTGCGCACTGAAGAGCTCGACACTATCAGTGAGGAAGAGTCCCTGTCCATGGGCCCTCTCCCGGGACAACGCTGA
- the LOC114554049 gene encoding AMP deaminase 2 isoform X4, whose translation MEEKYKEIAEELFTRSMAESEMRSAPYEFPEDSPIEQLEERRHRLERQISQDIKLEPEILLRAKQDFMKIDSAADLELLNETSVDSVDDGFRERKMPMEKEYQRVSISGEEKCGVPFTDLVDAAKCVVKALFIREKYIKRSLQSFCKTTANTLQDLGMKPLDLADYDDIAETPVDADAPVHPPVSKTHPYDKDPKNMPADTGYGCKMVDGVVHVYTKITNMDKSTELDLPYPDLTEYIGDMNVMMALIINGPVKSFCYRRLQYLSSKFQMHILLNEMKELAAQKKVPHRDFYNIRKVDTHIHASSCMNQKHLLRFIKRAMKKYPEEIVHIERGVGQTLKQVFESMNLTAFDLSVDTLDMHADRNTFHRFDKFNAKYNPIGESILREIFIKTDNHIEGKYFAHIVKEVMFDLEESKYQNSELRLSIYGRCRDEWDKLAQWALRHRVYSDNVRWLIQVPRLFDVYQTKKQLANFQEMLENIFMPLFEVTINPRSHPELHLFLEHVVGFDSVDDESKPEHHIFNLDSPLPANWTGEDNPPYSYYLYYTYANMTVLNHLRRRRGFHTFVLRPHCGEAGPMHHLVSGYMLSENISHGLLLRKAPVLQYLYYLAQIGIAMSPLSNNSLFLSYHRNPLPEYLSRGLIVSLSTDDPLQFHFTKEPLMEEYSIAAQVWKLSSCDMCELARNSVLMSGFSHKAKSYWLGPSYFKEGPESNDIRRTNVPDIRVAYRSETLAEELQLIIHAVRTEELDTISEEESLSMGPLPGQR comes from the exons ATGGAAGAAAAGTACAAAGAGATTGCTGAG GAGCTGTTCACACGCAGCATGGCAGAGAGCGAGATGCGAAGCGCTCCTTATGAGTTCCCAGAGGACAGCCCCATCGAACAGCTGGAAGAGCGGCGGCACCGTCTAGAGAGGCAAATCAGCCAGGACATTAA GCTTGAGCCAGAGATCTTGCTCCGCGCCAAACAAGACTTCATGAAAATCGACAGTGCTGCAGACCTAGA GTTATTGAACGAGACGAGTGTGGACTCTGTTGATGATGGCTTTAGGGAGAGGAAAATGCCAATGGAGAAAGAGTACCAGCGGGTCTCAATATCTGGGGAGGAAAAGTGCGGG GTGCCCTTCACTGACCTGGTAGATGCTGCAAAGTGTGTGGTGAAGGCATTATTCATCCGGGAGAAGTACATAAAGCGATCCCTGCAGTCCTTTTGTAAGACCACAGCTAACACCCTGCAGGACCTTGGGATGAAGCCTCTGGATCTGGCAGACTATGACGATATAGCAGAGACCCCCGTAGATGCTG ATGCCCCCGTCCATCCACCTGTCTCAAAGACACACCCCTATGACAAGGACCCCAAGAATATGCCGGCCGACACAGGATATGGTTGCAAGATGGTTGATGGAGTAGTCCATGTCTACACTAAGATAACCAACATGGACAA AAGCACGGAACTGGACCTGCCCTATCCTGACCTGACGGAGTATATTGGAGACATGAATGTTATGATGGCCCTCATTATCAATGGCCCAGT GAAGTCTTTCTGCTACCGCCGTCTGCAGTACCTGAGCTCTAAATTCCAGATGCACATCTTACTGAATGAGATGAAGGAGCTGGCAGCTCAGAAGAAAGTACCACACAGAGACTTCTACAACATACGAAAG gtggacacacacatacatgcatcgTCCTGCATGAACCAGAAGCACCTTCTGCGATTCATAAAGAGAGCCATGAAGAAATACCCAGAGGAGATCGTTCACATTGAGCGTGGCGTTGGTCAGACCCTCAAACAGGTTTTTGAGAGTATGAACCTGACAGCCTTTGACCTGAGTGTTGACACTCTCGACATGCATGCG GACCGCAACACGTTCCATCGATTTGACAAGTTCAATGCCAAATACAACCCCATTGGAGAATCCATCCTCAGGGAGATCTTCATCAAGACCGACAACCACATTGAAGGAAAATACTTTGCACACATAGTCAAG GAGGTGATGTTTGACTTGGAGGAGAGTAAGTACCAGAACTCTGAGCTACGCCTGTCCATCTACGGTCGCTGCCGGGACGAATGGGATAAGCTGGCTCAGTGGGCCCTCAGACATCGAGTGTACTCTGATAATGTGCGCTGGCTTATCCAGGTGCCCCGTCTTTT TGACGTGTACCAAACAAAGAAGCAGCTGGCTAATTTCCAGGAGATGTTGGAGAATATCTTCATGCCTCTGTTTGAAGTCACGATCAACCCGCGCAGTCATCCTGAACTGCATCTCTTCCTGGAGCAC GTGGTTGGCTTCGACAGTGTGGACGATGAGTCTAAACCTGAGCACCACATTTTTAATCTTGACAGTCCGCTGCCAGCCAACTGGACAGGAGAAGACAACCCACCCTACTCCTACTACCTCTACTACACCTATGCCAACATGACTGTGCTCAACCACCTGCGACG ACGGAGAGGCTTTCACACGTTTGTGCTGCGACCTCACTGTGGGGAGGCGGGGCCGATGCACCACCTGGTGTCAGGTTACATGTTGTCAGAAAACATCTCCCACGGGCTGCTGCTCAGAAAG GCCCCAGTGCTGCAGTATCTTTACTACCTGGCTCAAATTGGCATCGCCATGTCACCACTGAGTAACAACAGCCTGTTCCTTAGTTACCATCGCAACCCACTGCCGGAGTACCTGTCCAGAGGCCTTATTGTCTCTCTGTCCACTGATGATCCTCTTCAGTTCCACTTCACCAAG GAGCCGCTGATGGAGGAGTACAGCATCGCTGCTCAGGTGTGGAAACTAAGTTCCTGTGACATGTGTGAGCTGGCCAGAAACAGTGTCCTCATGAGTGGGTTTTCACACAAG GCCAAAAGCTACTGGTTGGGCCCCAGTTATTTTAAGGAAGGTCCTGAGAGCAACGACATTCGTCGTACCAACGTCCCTGATATCCGTGTGGCGTACCGCAGCGAGACACTCGCCGAGGAGCTTCAGCTCATCATTCATGCTGTGCGCACTGAAGAGCTCGACACTATCAGTGAGGAAGAGTCCCTGTCCATGGGCCCTCTCCCGGGACAACGCTGA
- the eps8l3a gene encoding epidermal growth factor receptor kinase substrate 8-like protein 3: protein MLKMFRRNSPFGNDTSSYTGSIQSNGYSTMDEVSSQVSSQSKPSAKSIYLQRMEYAVSINKMMDKFQYRVEHLFTCDLNGKELRSVADCVERLKLLDGMGRVWGQNMLLEVRGANLLLTDMETKEELESMAFSDILELKAVLDTGVFKSLLTVSVQSGEKHTPTVFMFQCEDVRADYVQRDLSGAMSRRSNDLSISNAGLIAGHRGMKNLCDAAESSEPKEPEPAVDPVPQWMAPDYVMDGMPPAAEFEVCLHKIKCGFNLVVVSHCPEDLPPTIVAPLLTPQCIRLLSEEASAEQDQLWQSLGDAWNIPSTKWPEDDEDIPTYTLEFLDGWQPPEVTAAPEPREPIRRQAPQQPAPSQASAKWTPPPHPPKKTRSGESKLRHIQVTNDFISRNHRELTVRKGELVELLDMSKQWWKVRNSRGEEGFVPNNVLEARVDEQPIEETGGSPVLTKKSKPAEVKAWLTDKGLSKITVRCLGVLSGSMLLGMTRDELKTMCPEEGGRVFSQLQAVKSAMAVGI from the exons ATGTTGAAGATGTTCAGGAGAAACAGTCCCTTTGGCAACGACACCAGCAGCTACACAGGATCGATCCAGTCAAA TGGTTACTCCACCATGGATGAGGTGTCGTCACAGGTGTCAAGTCAGTCGAAGCCCAGTGCAAAGTCAATTTACT TGCAAAGGATGGAGTATGCCGTATCAATAAACAAGATGATGGACAAATTTCAGTACAGAGTGGAG CACTTGTTCACCTGTGACCTGAATGGGAAGGAGTTGAGAAGCGTAGCGGACTGCGTGGAGCGGCTTAAGCTGCTGGACGGGATGGGTCGTGTGTGGGGTCAGAACATGTTGCTGGAGGTGCGCGGTGCCAACCTGCTGCTCACAGACATGGAAACCAAG GAGGAGCTGGAGTCCATGGCTTTCAGTGACATCCTGGAGCTAAaggctgtgctggacactggAGTGTTTAAGTCCCTGCTCACAGTGTCGGTCCAGTCCGGGGAAAAACACACCCCCACTGTCTTCATGTTTCAGTGTGAGGATGTCAGG GCTGACTATGTTCAAAGGGATCTCTCAGGAGCAATGTCCCGCAGGAGTAATGATTTAAGCATCAG CAATGCAGGACTAATAGCAGGTCATCGGGGAATGAAAAACCTTTGTGATGCTGCAGAATCTTCTGAACCTAAAGAGCCGGAGCCTGCAGTTGACCCAGTGCCCCAATGGATGGCTCCTGACTATG TCATGGACGGTATGCCCCCTGCAGCAGAGTTTGAAGTGTGTCTTCATAAAATCAAATGTGGTTTCAACCTTGTG GTGGTGTCTCACTGCCCTGAGGATCTGCCACCGACCATTGTGGCGCCGCTGCTGACACCTCAGTGTATCCGCCTCCTGAGTGAAGAGGCCTCCGCAGAACAGGACCAGCTCTGGCAGTCTCTGGGAGACGCCTGGAACATCCCCAG TACCAAATGGCCAGAAGATGACGAGGACATCCCAACATACACTCTGGAGTTCCTTGATGGCTGGCAGCCCCCTGAGGTGACTGCAGCACCTGAACCCAGAGAGCCTATAAGAAGACAGGCACCTCAACAACCTGCACCCAGCCAG GCTTCAGCCAAGTGGACACCACCACctcacccccccaaaaaaacacg CTCAGGTGAGTCAAAACTGCGTCACATACAGGTTACGAATGACTTCATCTCAAGAAACCACAGAGAGCTCACTGTTAGAAAAGGAGAACTAGTTGAG CTGCTGGACATGTcgaagcagtggtggaaagtgaGGAACAGCAGAGGGGAGGAGGGCTTCGTACCCAACAATGTTCTGGAGGCTCGTGTCGACGAGCAACCTATCGAA GAGACTGGAGGTTCTCCTGTCCTCACTAAGAAGTCCAAGCCTGCAGAAGTGAAAGCCTGGCTCACAGACAAGGGCTTGAGTAAGAT CACTGTACGCTGCCTGGGCGTGCTGAGTGGCTCTATGCTGCTGGGGATGACCAGAGACGAACTGAAGACAATGTGTCCAGAGGAAGGGGGACGAGTCTTCTCCCAGTTACAAGCGGTCAAGTCTGCCATGGCT GTCGGCATTTAA